GCCTCAGCGATTTCATTGAGCACTGCCGCAACGCCGCCGCGGGTCGGGTCACGCATGACCGCAATATCCGGTGCAGCCTCAAGCATAGCCTTGGTCATTTTATTGAGCGGCGCACAGTCCGTCTGCACGCTGGCAGGCAGATTGATATTGTGCCGTCCCGCCATAATGGCGGCCGCATGGTCGCCGATATAGCCGGAGAGAATCACCTTCATGCCCGGCTTGACGTTTTCCGGACTGATATGCGTGCCGGGAATCTTGTCGCCAATCCCGGCCGTGGTGATGAAAATGCCATCGGCCTTGCCCTTTTCCACCACTTTGGTATCGCCAGTAGCAATGACGACACCGGCTTCATCTGCCATCTTCTTCATCGTGCTCACGATGGTCTGCAAATCCTTGATGGGGAAACCTTCCTCGATAATCATGCCCACCGAGAGATAGCGAGGAATCGCCCCCGTCATCGACAGGTCATTGACCGTGCCGCAGACGGCCAACTTGCCGATATTGCCGCCCGCAAAAAACAAGGGCTGTACCACATAGGAATCCGTGGTGAAAGCCACTTCGCCCTTCATCTCCACCAAAGCCCCGTCATGCAGGGTGTTAAGCACCGGATTGCCATAGGCCGGCAGGATAACCTGCTCCATCAATTCCTGACTCACCTTGCCCCCGGCACCATGGGCCAGGGTTACTTTATCATTTGCCATATTCAAACCTCCCCTGACCATATTTATACCAGGCCGCACATACACCTTCCACCGACACCATGCAAGGGCCGATAGCGTGTGTCGGCACACAGGCCTTGGCAAACAGCGGACATTCCTTGGGCGTTACAATGCCCCGCAGAACCTCGCCGCAGCGGCAGGCCGTCTTTTTCACCACCGTCTCTACTTCCAACGGCAAGACCTGTTCAATATCAAAGCGGGCATATTCAGCCTTCATCTTGAGCCCGGACAGGGGCACAATCCCCATGCCGCGCCAGCCTGTATCGCACGGCTCATATACCTTATTGGTAATCGCCATGGATACGGGATTGCCTTCTGTCTTTACCACATCGGTGTACTCATTTTCCACCTTGGCTTCGCCGTTTACTACCTGCTGCACCAGACGGTAAAGGCCGCGCAAAATCTGCAGCGGCTCAAAGCCTGTGACCACGCCCGGCACATGATACTTGCCGATTACCGGCTCATATACGCCGGTTCCCGTGACCACCGATACATGGCCTGGCAGGATAAAGCCGTCCACATGGACTTCTTCATCGTTCAAAAGTGCTTCCATGACCGGCGGCACCAGTTTTTGCGCGGACAACATGTAGAGATTGCTTATCCCCTGCTGCTCAGCCGCCAGCACCGTAGCCGCCGCCGTCGGTGCCGTGGTTTCAAAGCCCACCGCGAGAAAGATAACCTTCTTATCCGGATTGTCTTTAGCAATCTGAATGCTGTCCATTGGCGAATACACAATGCGGATATCTGCACCATTTGTTTTCGCTTCATTCAGACTGGACTTGGAACCGGGAACTTTAAGCATATCGCCAAAGGTCGCGATAATCACATCATCACGCTGGGCATAGGCAATCGCCTTGTCCATATAATCGTCCGGCGTCACACAGACAGGACAACCAGGCCCCGATACGAGTTCCACCGAATCCGGCAAAATCTGCCGCAGACCTGCGCGGAAAATCGCCACCGTATGCGTGCCACAAACCTCCATAAAACGCAGCTTGCGGCCAGTTGTGGCGGCCAGTTCACCTATTTTTTGTACGAGCTCTTTGGCAAATGCCCGTTCTTCCGCTTTCGTCAGCTTCTCCTTAACTTCCGTCACAGCTTATCCACCGTCCTCGGCGCCCCACGCATTTCCGCCATCAGGGCATAGGTTTCCTCTGCGTCCTTCTCCTCCACCTTCTGCATGGCAAAGCCGGCATGCACCAGCACATAATCCCCGAGCTTCGTCTCCGGCAGCAGCATCAGACTCACATCGCGGGTCACCCCCGCAATATCCACCGTGCCCATGGCATCCTTTATCGCAACTACTTTGGCAGGAACAGCCAAACACATAGTATAACCTCCTAACGCATCATCTGACAGACGAAAAATCCTCTGCCACTTTATGGTAGTCCATATCGTCAACATTATCACGCTTGCGCGGCTCAATTCCCCAGTTTTTGAGTTCTTTGAGCGCCTGCTCCACCATCTGCGGCAGCAGTTCCATCATGCCATCCGACAACTCAACGCCTGCCTCTACATCATAGGGCTGGGCGCCAATAACCACCACATCGGGAATCTTATGCCCCGTAACCGTGAGTAATCCCAGCACATCCTGAATGCCGACTTCATGAGCAGACAGTTTATCCTGAAAGTGCTCCATCACATCATCGTTATGAAAGCGGAACGTCGTTCCGGGATCGGCCCCGCCATTGATGGAGTCAATGACCAAGAGTTTCTCTGTACCCGTGACATACTGCGTGAGCTCAATACCCAGTGTACCGCCGTCCACAATCTGCACGGATTCCGGGAATTCGTAATGCTTGTCGAGATATTCCGCCACCCGCACGCCGAAACCTTCGTCCCTCAGGATGACATTGCCAATGCCCAAAATCGTCACTTCATTTTTGTAGAGCACATTATCCAGACTGGACTTGCCGCCAGCCGCAAATACATCAGCCATGCTTACTGTCCTTTCTTGGCATCAATCTTTTTCAACAGCCAGTCACACCATTCCTCAATGCCCTGCCCCTTGGTGCAGGAAACTTCCAGCACCTCAATGCCCGGATGCAGGCTCGTTATATCCTTCTTGGCTGACTCCATATTGAAGTTACAATACGGCGCCAAATCCACCTTGTTCAGCAGGGCGATTTCGCTTTCCTTGAACATCAGCGGGTACTTTAAGGGCTTATCGTCGCCTTCTGTCACAGAGAGTACCACTGCGCGAGCATCTTCACCCACAGGGAACTCTGCCGGGCAGACGAGATTGCCGACGTTTTCCACCACCAGCAAATCCAGCTCATCCAAATTCATTTCCTTGACGGTTTTCTGCACCATATTTGCATCGAGGTGGCAGCCGCCCGCCGTGTTAATCTGAATCACCGGCACGCCGTATTTATCGATACGCTCCGCATCCTTGCTCGTAAAGAGGTCGCCCTCTATAACTGCCATCTTGATTTTATCCTTCAAACGCTCCATGGTCTTTTCGAGCACGGAGGTCTTGCCTGCCCCCGGCGAGCCCATAAAATTCAGTACAAAGACTTTTTTATCCGCAAACATGGCCTGATTTTCGGCGGCCAATCTGTCGTTTTCCCCTAAGATATTCTTGATAACCTTTATCTCCATAATCAGTCAACCTCCAAATATTCCACCTGCATCTCCCGGCCGCTCAGGGTGGTCAGTACCCCATTTTCGCATTCAGGACACCAGAAATCATAATGCTCGATATGAAACTCCTTGCCGCATTTGCTGCATTTGCCCATAAGCGGCACATTCTTTATCTTCAGCTCTGCCCCTTCGGCAATAGTTCCCTGGGTCAGCATATTAAAGGAGAAATTCAGCGAGTCAACTTCCACGCCGGACATCTCCCCAATCAGCAGACCGATTTCATTGATTTTATGGGCATTGTTCGCCTTTGCATAATCCAGAGCAATATCCAAAATCCCTTCGGCAATGGCCATCTCATGCATATTTTTCACCTCGTTTGCATCTTTTGGGAGCGTTCCCCCAGCAGATACATAATGAAAACGCCTTCCCCGCCAACACTATGGGCAGGGAAGGCGTCACCTAATCAGCGATTAATCACAGAACCGCGTCCAAACCACGAGCGTTCAAAACCTTCAGGATTTCCCCCAGTTTGGTCTTTTCCGGGTTGTAATCCACCGTGGTTTCACCATCATGGGCATGGATGTGAACATAGAGCACCCCGGGCAGGCCCAAAAGCTCTTTTTCCACTTCCTGAGCAATCTCCTCAGTATAACCATGCACCGTAAACTGCAGACGAGTGTTAGAACCACCCTCATGCCCGCAACCACATTCTTTACACATTGGGCAAAGCCTCCTCTATTATAAAAATCATGCGTACTCGTAGCCCGGCGCTCACGGAAGAGCGCTGGCGGACGTAAATCGCGTGATGCGATTTCAGTCCGCTGTTTCTTTTGGTCCTTTTCTTTGCACCAAAGAAAAGGACATAGACCACGCACTAACAACAACCACTAACCCTACTTGCCCACTGTGGTCAAGTAACAACTAAATCACTTCAGCGTGCCGTCAAGATGACCTGCATCACGCGGCTTATGCGCCAAAATCTTGCTGCCGGAGAACATGGAAGAAACTTCGCTTTCACCTTCCATAAACTCTGCACGGATAACCATGTAGAGATGACCGATAGCAAAGAGGATAATCGCCCAGGCTACATAATGATGTACCAGATGGGCCATCATTTCACCGCCCAGCACCGTGATTACCCAACCAAAGAGGGTGCCACCGATGCCCGAAGGATCCGTCATGTAGTAAATACCGAAGCCCGTGAGGATTTCGATAAATACCAGCACATACAGGAACGCATAGGAGCAACGGGCAATGGGGTTACGCAGATAGGACGCATGTTCCGAACGCAGGAACATATAATGGAGCGCCACATCTACGGTATTGCTGTAGAAGTACCCCTTCCATACATGAGGGAACAGGCGGTCACCGGGATTGGTGCAAAAGCCGTAAATCCTCAGGATAAAGGCGGCACAGAACAGATAGGCTGCGACAAAATGGATATTGCGGATATTATCCAGCGTCATACCGGAAAATGTCGGCTCTGAAGCATGGATACTCCAAGGGCTGGTAATCATCAAGCCTGTAACAAACAGGACGCAGATGGCTACCACCATAATCCAATGAAAGATCCGCAGCCAAGGACTAAACAGGTAATATTCCCTGCGAACTACTTCTTTCATAGCTTTTTCCTTTCTGCAGATTACTTGTCCACCCGCGTACCAGAGTACGGGTCCGTGGTGATGACGTTAATCTTTTCACCCTTGGCATTGAACATATGCGTTGCGCAAGCCATGCAGGGGTCAAAGGAACGAATAACCTTCACGATTTCCAGCGGTTTGTCCGGAATCTTCACCTGCGTATCCTTCATGGCCATTTCGTATGCACCATTGCCGCCCTCATCATCACGCGGGCAGGCATTCCAAGTGGTCGGAACGATACACTGATAGTTGTCCGTCTTGCCATCCTTAATGGTAATGTAATGGGACAAAGCGCCGCGCGGTGCTTCGTAGAGGCCAACACCTTTGCATTCTTTCGGCCAGGTGCTGATTTCCCATTTATCAGAGTTGGCAACCTTGGTATCACCAGTTTTGAGGTTGGCAATGAGCTTATCGAAGAAGAACTTGTTGATTTCGGCAGCCAGCTGGCAGTCGAGCGCACGGGCAGCCGTGCGGCCAACCATCGTCGGCAGCCATACTTCCGGAGCCAGGCCCAGAACCTTGGATACTGCATCGAGCTGGTCAAGCATCATCTTTTCTGCCCAGGTCATATCCGGCAGCAGGCCTTTCTTAGCCTTGGTGTAGATGATGATGTAGCGGGCCAGCGGGCCAACTTCACAGAGTTTGCCCTTCCATTTCGGCGTTTTCAGCCAGGAATATTTGCCGCTTTCATTGAGCGCCTTCCAATCCGTTTCCGTGCCCTCTTTAGGACCGGTGAACTTAGGTGCAGTAACGCCTTCCCAAGGATGACGGTCTTTCTTCCCGGCAGGATACTCATACCAAGCGTGGTCAACGCTTTCCGTAATATTTTCCGTCGTAACATCTTCTGCCGTTACCTCCGAGAACTTAGCTGCTGCGAGCCCCTTGCCGAAGTCTTCAACTACACCGTTGCAGCGGATTAAGAGGTTCTTGAAGAAACCGCCATCGCTGGTACCCGTGTAGCTTTCAATCGGATATGCACCATAACCCAATACGCAGGTCTTGGCCATACCGCCGCCATCAACGCGGCCAGCTTTCACATAAGCCGAACCGATTGCCAAAAGGTCAGGCAGATAGTAGTTGTTCACGAGACTTCTGCCCATATTGATGGCTCTGTCCACGATTTCCAGACGGGCCGTGTTGACCGGTGCATTGCCGTCTTCCAGAGAAATGGAGCAGGGCATGCCGCCAACCACATAATGCGGATGCGGGTTCTTGCCGCCGAAGATAACGTGCGGCGTAACCAGTTCACGCTGCTTGTCCAGCATTTCAAGATAATGTGCTACAGCCAACAGATGAACTTCAGGCGGCAGCAGCTTGTAATCGGGATGATCCCACCAGTTGGCGGAGAAGATACCGAGCTGACCGCTTTCGACGATAGCTTTTACCTTGTTCTTAATCTGCTCAAAATACTGCGGCGTAGCTGCCGGGAAATCATGCTCATAGGCTTCCGTTACGGAAGTGTCCGGAGCACGGAACGGCAGTTTGTAGGTATTGAGCAGCGTATTCTGCAGATTAGCCGTAGCAATGGCATCAGCAGCCAGTGCTTCTACCGGGCTAACCCAGTCCAGTGCATGGAGATGATAGAAATGCACGATATGGTCCTGCACCGTCAGCGTAGCCGCCATGATGTTGCGAATATAGTTGGCATTCTTCGGAATCGTGATGCCCAGAGCATCCTCTACGGCGCGCACAGACCCCAAGGCATGTGCCGTGGTGCAAACACCGCAAATACGCTGAATATAAGCCCATGCGTCACGAGGGTCACGGTCTTTCATCACCAGTTCCAGACCACGCCAGGCGGTACCGGAGGAAACAGCGTCTGTGACTTTCCCCGTTGCTTCATCAACCTGTACCTCAACACGAAGATGTCCTTCAATGCGGGTTACCGGATCTACTACTACATGTTTCATTTATTCACCTGCTCCCTTATTCCTCATTATGTTCTTCCGCTTCGCGTTTCTGCTTCTGCACGACGCTCATTGCGCCATGAACAGCTACGCCGGCAGCCGTACCAACAGCCATTGCGGCACCAATCTTATCCACATTTCCGAGAGGACCATACTCCGGCATACGGGTGGTCATGGGGTCCTCGTCCCAGAAATGCGCATTGGAGCAGCCAATGCAGGGAGCACCGGACTGAATCGGATAGCTCATGCCCTGGAACCAGCGCAGGTTGCCGCAGGAGTTGTAAGTCTCGGGGCCGCGGCAGCCCAGTTTGTAGAGGCACCAGCCAGCCTTTGCACCTTCATCATCAAAGTGCTCGGCAAACATCCCAGCATCAAAGAAGGGACGGCGATAGCAGGTATCGTGGATGCGGTTGCCATAGAACTGCTTGGGACGGCCCTCATTATCAAGAGGCGGCACCGTGCCGAACAGAGCAACGTGCATAACCACGCCCGTCATAACTTCCGGAATCGGGGGGCAGCCCGGTACATTGATTACCGGAGTCTTGCCTGCGAAATGGGCAATGCCCGCAGAACCCGTGGGGTTCGGTTTAGCAGCCTGAATACCGCCGGATACGGCGCAGGTGCCGTACGCAATGACGGCGGCCGCATTGTGCGCAGCATGCTGCAGGGTCTCGATGAAAGGCTTGCCGCCGGACATGCAGTAAACACCATTGTCCTTCGTGCAGACAGCACCTTCCACGCACAAGATGTACTGACCCTTGTACTTGTTAATGGTTTCTTCCAAGTGTGCCTCGAAGGGCTCGCCACTGGCAGCACTCAAAAGATGGTCATACTCCAGCGCAATCTGGCTCAGCACCAAATCCGATGCCAATGGTGCACCGGAACGGATGAAGGATTCATCACACCCCGTGCATTCATGCCCGTGAATCCAGACTACAACCGGCAAAGGCTTCTTTTCGGCAGCTTCCACCACCCTGGACACCTGGTCCGTGCTGAGTCCCATCAGGGAAGTCAGCGCTACGCAAGCTTTCACAAAGCTGCGGCGGCTCATGCCTTTTCTGAGATATACATCCCACATACTCTCCCGTTTGTCCACTTTTTTACCTCCTCTTGATTATCCTTGCAATAATTGCCACAGAAAATTCCACCGCTGGCTCATTTGCGGTTTCATAAAGAAAATCTATTAGCGAACAGTCTTATTATACGCTGAAAAAATACAAAATGCTATATCTATAAATGCATTTATTCACCATAAATTAACTTTATTTTCGCCAGGCAATAAAGCAAGAATATCCTTTGATAAACAGGACTAATAACGCCCATTTTCCATAGATATCCATGTTCACCATTTTCGCCAAACCCCTGCTTTTTTCCTGCTACGAAAAAACATTTTAAGCCTAAATAAAAACGAAATTATCCTGTTCATCTTGCAAAACAATAGAAAACGCGGTATACTTCTAATTGGTTGCTGATGAAGCATAATCCACATTAATTGGGGACATAGCTCAGCTGGGAGAGCACCAGGTTCGCAATCTGGGGGTCGAGGGTTCAAGCCCCTTTGTCTCCACCAATTTTGAAATAACAAAGCCTTCCTCAGGGGAGGTTTTTTTCTTGTATATACGAGGAGAATAAAACATGGAGCGCCGCGTACTTTTCACCATTATGCTCACATCTTTCCTTACCCCTTTTACAGGCAGTGCCTTGAATCTGGCTCTGCCTTCTTTGGGTGCAGAATTTGGCGCTTCGCCAGCGTCCTTAGGCTGGGTGCTGGGCAGTTTTCTGCTGGCGGCCATTGTCGTGCTGCTGCCTTTTGGGAAACTTGCCGACCGCTATGGAAAACGGCGATTTTTCATCATGGGTAACGGGATTTTTGCCCTGACTTCTTTGGCAGCTTGTTTTGCCCCGAACCTGCCTCTGCTGATTGCCGCCCGCGCAGCCCAGGGCATCGGTTCTGCCATGACCTTTGCCACCTCCATGTCCATCCTGACGCTGGTAATCCCCAAGGAGCGCCGTGGTTGGGCCATGGGCTGGAATGTGGCAGTTGTTTACACCGGCCTCACCTTAGGGCCTGCCGCCGGTGGTTTTCTCAACTACTATTACGGCTGGCAAAGCATCTTCGTGGTGCTCTCCCTCCTTGGCGGCATCGCCTTTCTGGCCGCCCGCCATTTCCTGCAGGAAGAATGGTACGAGGACAGCAGCCCCCAATGGGACAAAAAAGGCGCCGTCCTTTACGGCGGCGCTATTCTCCTCGTCATCTACAGTCTGTCCCAACTGCTTGCTGAACCACTGGCCCCCGCGCTTTTATGCGCAGGCCTGCTGCTGTTTGCTGTGTTCATTCGCTATGAACGGCACACGAAAAATCCACTTCTGCCGGTAAGTCTGCTGTTTACCAACCGGCCTTTTTCCCTTTCCTGTCTGGCGGCACTGCTCAACTACTGTGCCACCTTTGCCACCAGTTTATTGCTATCGCTCTATCTGCAGTCAATTCTGGGACTGACCTCGCGCAGCGCGGGACTTATCCTGCTGGCCCAGCCCATCATCATGGCCAGC
The Selenomonas ruminantium AC2024 DNA segment above includes these coding regions:
- the hypE gene encoding hydrogenase expression/formation protein HypE, with the protein product MANDKVTLAHGAGGKVSQELMEQVILPAYGNPVLNTLHDGALVEMKGEVAFTTDSYVVQPLFFAGGNIGKLAVCGTVNDLSMTGAIPRYLSVGMIIEEGFPIKDLQTIVSTMKKMADEAGVVIATGDTKVVEKGKADGIFITTAGIGDKIPGTHISPENVKPGMKVILSGYIGDHAAAIMAGRHNINLPASVQTDCAPLNKMTKAMLEAAPDIAVMRDPTRGGVAAVLNEIAEASHCGILIDEDEIPIHPEVQGVCDMLGFDPLYLANEGKCVAFVPAESADKVLKAMRTSPYGQEARIIGEVTAEAPGTVGLRTGIGGIRVVDMPLGNIVPRIC
- the hypD gene encoding hydrogenase formation protein HypD: MTEVKEKLTKAEERAFAKELVQKIGELAATTGRKLRFMEVCGTHTVAIFRAGLRQILPDSVELVSGPGCPVCVTPDDYMDKAIAYAQRDDVIIATFGDMLKVPGSKSSLNEAKTNGADIRIVYSPMDSIQIAKDNPDKKVIFLAVGFETTAPTAAATVLAAEQQGISNLYMLSAQKLVPPVMEALLNDEEVHVDGFILPGHVSVVTGTGVYEPVIGKYHVPGVVTGFEPLQILRGLYRLVQQVVNGEAKVENEYTDVVKTEGNPVSMAITNKVYEPCDTGWRGMGIVPLSGLKMKAEYARFDIEQVLPLEVETVVKKTACRCGEVLRGIVTPKECPLFAKACVPTHAIGPCMVSVEGVCAAWYKYGQGRFEYGK
- a CDS encoding HypC/HybG/HupF family hydrogenase formation chaperone, translated to MCLAVPAKVVAIKDAMGTVDIAGVTRDVSLMLLPETKLGDYVLVHAGFAMQKVEEKDAEETYALMAEMRGAPRTVDKL
- a CDS encoding HyaD/HybD family hydrogenase maturation endopeptidase — encoded protein: MADVFAAGGKSSLDNVLYKNEVTILGIGNVILRDEGFGVRVAEYLDKHYEFPESVQIVDGGTLGIELTQYVTGTEKLLVIDSINGGADPGTTFRFHNDDVMEHFQDKLSAHEVGIQDVLGLLTVTGHKIPDVVVIGAQPYDVEAGVELSDGMMELLPQMVEQALKELKNWGIEPRKRDNVDDMDYHKVAEDFSSVR
- the hypB gene encoding hydrogenase nickel incorporation protein HypB produces the protein MEIKVIKNILGENDRLAAENQAMFADKKVFVLNFMGSPGAGKTSVLEKTMERLKDKIKMAVIEGDLFTSKDAERIDKYGVPVIQINTAGGCHLDANMVQKTVKEMNLDELDLLVVENVGNLVCPAEFPVGEDARAVVLSVTEGDDKPLKYPLMFKESEIALLNKVDLAPYCNFNMESAKKDITSLHPGIEVLEVSCTKGQGIEEWCDWLLKKIDAKKGQ
- the hypA gene encoding hydrogenase maturation nickel metallochaperone HypA; its protein translation is MHEMAIAEGILDIALDYAKANNAHKINEIGLLIGEMSGVEVDSLNFSFNMLTQGTIAEGAELKIKNVPLMGKCSKCGKEFHIEHYDFWCPECENGVLTTLSGREMQVEYLEVD
- a CDS encoding heavy-metal-associated domain-containing protein, which codes for MCKECGCGHEGGSNTRLQFTVHGYTEEIAQEVEKELLGLPGVLYVHIHAHDGETTVDYNPEKTKLGEILKVLNARGLDAVL
- the cybH gene encoding Ni/Fe-hydrogenase, b-type cytochrome subunit; its protein translation is MKEVVRREYYLFSPWLRIFHWIMVVAICVLFVTGLMITSPWSIHASEPTFSGMTLDNIRNIHFVAAYLFCAAFILRIYGFCTNPGDRLFPHVWKGYFYSNTVDVALHYMFLRSEHASYLRNPIARCSYAFLYVLVFIEILTGFGIYYMTDPSGIGGTLFGWVITVLGGEMMAHLVHHYVAWAIILFAIGHLYMVIRAEFMEGESEVSSMFSGSKILAHKPRDAGHLDGTLK
- a CDS encoding nickel-dependent hydrogenase large subunit, which codes for MKHVVVDPVTRIEGHLRVEVQVDEATGKVTDAVSSGTAWRGLELVMKDRDPRDAWAYIQRICGVCTTAHALGSVRAVEDALGITIPKNANYIRNIMAATLTVQDHIVHFYHLHALDWVSPVEALAADAIATANLQNTLLNTYKLPFRAPDTSVTEAYEHDFPAATPQYFEQIKNKVKAIVESGQLGIFSANWWDHPDYKLLPPEVHLLAVAHYLEMLDKQRELVTPHVIFGGKNPHPHYVVGGMPCSISLEDGNAPVNTARLEIVDRAINMGRSLVNNYYLPDLLAIGSAYVKAGRVDGGGMAKTCVLGYGAYPIESYTGTSDGGFFKNLLIRCNGVVEDFGKGLAAAKFSEVTAEDVTTENITESVDHAWYEYPAGKKDRHPWEGVTAPKFTGPKEGTETDWKALNESGKYSWLKTPKWKGKLCEVGPLARYIIIYTKAKKGLLPDMTWAEKMMLDQLDAVSKVLGLAPEVWLPTMVGRTAARALDCQLAAEINKFFFDKLIANLKTGDTKVANSDKWEISTWPKECKGVGLYEAPRGALSHYITIKDGKTDNYQCIVPTTWNACPRDDEGGNGAYEMAMKDTQVKIPDKPLEIVKVIRSFDPCMACATHMFNAKGEKINVITTDPYSGTRVDK
- a CDS encoding hydrogenase small subunit, with the protein product MDKRESMWDVYLRKGMSRRSFVKACVALTSLMGLSTDQVSRVVEAAEKKPLPVVVWIHGHECTGCDESFIRSGAPLASDLVLSQIALEYDHLLSAASGEPFEAHLEETINKYKGQYILCVEGAVCTKDNGVYCMSGGKPFIETLQHAAHNAAAVIAYGTCAVSGGIQAAKPNPTGSAGIAHFAGKTPVINVPGCPPIPEVMTGVVMHVALFGTVPPLDNEGRPKQFYGNRIHDTCYRRPFFDAGMFAEHFDDEGAKAGWCLYKLGCRGPETYNSCGNLRWFQGMSYPIQSGAPCIGCSNAHFWDEDPMTTRMPEYGPLGNVDKIGAAMAVGTAAGVAVHGAMSVVQKQKREAEEHNEE
- a CDS encoding MFS transporter is translated as MERRVLFTIMLTSFLTPFTGSALNLALPSLGAEFGASPASLGWVLGSFLLAAIVVLLPFGKLADRYGKRRFFIMGNGIFALTSLAACFAPNLPLLIAARAAQGIGSAMTFATSMSILTLVIPKERRGWAMGWNVAVVYTGLTLGPAAGGFLNYYYGWQSIFVVLSLLGGIAFLAARHFLQEEWYEDSSPQWDKKGAVLYGGAILLVIYSLSQLLAEPLAPALLCAGLLLFAVFIRYERHTKNPLLPVSLLFTNRPFSLSCLAALLNYCATFATSLLLSLYLQSILGLTSRSAGLILLAQPIIMASLSPLMGKLSDKYSPTKLAALGMAVITIGLGGFALTVHNLSLYLLIPMLIITGTGFALFAAPNNNAIMSSVEKKHYSLAASLLSTTRLFGQVLSVAIMNLILSLQWADCAPREILLQNLQIALLCFALFSAAGVIPAKARK